The genomic DNA CTACGCTCTTCATCCGCAAAAGCATCTTTCAAGTATCTCTTCTCTCTATCAATCACACCCATTAAGTATTTATACCGTGAAACAGAACAACTACCGAAAGCAGCTAAATCCTGAAAAGATTTGCACAATGCACCATACCTTAATGGTTGTGACGCACCATCATTACCAATACCGGGAGGAGCATATGGAAGAGGCCCCGCAATTTTATTTCCGTTCATTTTCCACCTACCCATGATGAGACTTTCCGGTATCttgattttttgttttttgtCAAGATAACGGATTATGTGTTTGCAAATCATCCCGGAATGTTCAAACTTTTTACACGAGCATTCAATTTTTTCGTACATGAAAACCGTCACTCGATATTTTCTTCTGCAATTCTCCGGCAGGGTAGCCTTCTCAACCAAATACAGTTTCGACATATAAGTTCCATTGTTTTTGACACTGTTCATGATGTAACATGTACTTTTCATAAGCTCCTTTTGAAACCGTTTGAATATTTCTTTCGTGTAGATTTCGGATGCATGCATTTCCAAGGATGAGTGCAAAACTAATCTCCTTTCCAATTGTTCGCTGTCATAATCGGCTTTAACCTCCTTCAGATATTGTGTCTCCAAAGCCTTTTGG from Apium graveolens cultivar Ventura unplaced genomic scaffold, ASM990537v1 ctg3131, whole genome shotgun sequence includes the following:
- the LOC141700961 gene encoding protein FAR1-RELATED SEQUENCE 5-like translates to MSMPQTKHTYCTWHISSKFPEKLSYLYTNYPEFKTEFNACVYKSLTPTEFEGKWEQLVEKYDLEDHAWLNDMYAIRTQWIGAYMKQHFSAGMTTTSRSESTNSFFDEYVPSSTGLKEFIENSQKALETQYLKEVKADYDSEQLERRLVLHSSLEMHASEIYTKEIFKRFQKELMKSTCYIMNSVKNNGTYMSKLYLVEKATLPENCRRKYRVTVFMYEKIECSCKKFEHSGMICKHIIRYLDKKQKIKIPESLIMGRWKMNGNKIAGPLPYAPPGIGNDGASQPLRYGALCKSFQDLAAFGSCSVSRYKYLMGVIDREKRYLKDAFADEERRERTHEAKTQKDYQHDPIFDPPTSKTKGRKKTKRYKSGIETTTSKIKIKPRKCNYCGAIGGEHDARNCPLREEHDRRNF